ataaatacatacataggcatacatatataaatacatagattgacagattgatagatagataaacatagaaagagagagagagagagagagagagagagataaatatacatatgcaaatgtatatatgtatatatatgtatatacatctatctatctatctatctatctatctatctatatatatatatatatatatatatatatatatatatatatgtgtgtgtgtgtgtgtgtgtgtgtgtgtgtgtgtgtgtgtgtgtgtgtgtgtgtgtgtgtgtgtctgtgtgagtgtctatgtgtgtgtgtgtttgtgtgtatatatatatatatatatatatatatatatatatatatatatatatatatatatatatatatgtacatgtatgcatacacgcagcacccaatttctctctcctaccctctcttactttctcatcccatttttcttcttaacATTTTCAACAGCCAGCAGTCTCTCACTCATTTCCCCCATGAAGCTTTCCCACAAAGCATTTAACCTTTAATGAAGATCTGTTGTAAATCTTGTTATTTAGAATGTTCATTTCTTCgccctatttattcatctatctttactCTTGTTGTTAATTGCCACTGTcgaaacggagagggaggaagggacggaaagtgggagagaagtatgtgtgcgtctgtgcacacacacacacacacacacacacacacacacacacacacacacacacacacacacacacacacacacacacacacacacacacacacacacacacacatatatatgtttatgtgtgtgtgtgtctgtgtgtgtgtatgtacatatatctatctacctatcaatcaatctatctatctatctacatatatatatatatatatatatatatatatatatatatatatatatatatatatatatatatatacatatatatatgtatatatatatatatatccatacatatagatagatatatatatatagatatatatacatatgcatatatataggcatatgtgtgtgagtgtgtgcgtgtgtgtgtatgtgtgtgtttgttatattctTTCGTTGATGCCAGGAATTAACGAAtgaatataactttttaaattataAGAATTGATAATTCGTTTTTTATAGAAAAAGTAGTAACATATCATTATCCTACATCTTTGCGTTTTCTTGTTCGTTATCGCAACCGTTACCATCAACGAAACGGATGTTAAATGTCATCAAAAAAAGACGTCTTGAGAGTCGAAAATAACTGTCTTAAAAGCACACATAAAAGTGTGTTGGGATTTAATCAGCCCTAAATGATCGCATTTGCATGTAactaaataatcatgataatgttgatggcgataatgatacgGCATATCGATTACATGCCCAAGGACTTTTagcattcctgttattatcatcggtatAAGGATTGCCACCACTAATATCCTTATAAATTACGATTTTGATTGTCATTAAACTACCTAATATAAACATCCTAGTACAGTTAATGTCATAATCCTAATTagtaccatcagcatcatcagcattacACTTACAGTCAGGAAGAATTAATGTTGTTGCTAACATCGCGCTGTTAATTATGCAAAAGAATTTACTAATCTATATGAAAGATGTAGTAGCAATAAAGCAAAACATTGGTCCGCGCCAGAGCAGACTCGCCACCACGCACATGTGGACGCACGCCCGCAAATACGCGATTGAGTACGTACACCACACACCAGAGCCCGAAGAAGTACGCGGCGAGAGCGAGGAGTTCCCACAGCTGGTCACTTATGAGGGCAGACTCTCGCCCCTCACTTCAGTCTCCCGCCAGCCGGGGCGCAGTGCACACACACTGCTCGTCTGCGTGTGCCTCGGCCGAGCACCCGCTTCACTTGTCAGCTGACCCGCGGACTCGCACCGTGCTTTTAACATTTCTTCCTCTCTGAGTGTGCGTTCTTCACAtcggtctgtctgtgtccctTCCTCATTTTATCTCGCCGATGCTGGTTCTCGGACAGAGGCATgcgagagaaataaggaggacgaggagttAGTCGTCAGAGGATCGGTCCCGCGAGGCATGTGTCGCCGAGCTCGCCCTCGCGTCTAAGAGCTGCTGGAACACGACTGGGAACCGGAAGCTATGTCGAGTCGCACAGCCAAGGATTTCTATGGAGCTTGGTGAAGGCGGGAGTGACACTTGTGGtagttatagatagattatatgttGAGTGTTTTAGACATGTCTGAGTCCCCCGGATATTCTTTCGCCATGGAGAACTACACGATTGACATCCttgacaacaacgacgacaacgaaTCGTACACGCTGTATAATGAAACGTACGGCAACCTTTCGTGTTCGAGTAACGATTCAGTATTTTACATTAACGTGACCCAACAGTACCCCCTGGAGTTGGCGATGCCCCTCTACGGCTACGCTATGCCGGTGCTCTTCCTGGTCACCACGATCGCCAACACCCTGATCCTCGCCGTGCTTGGCCAGCGCCACATGCGATCCCCGACGAACGCGGTCCTGATGGCCATGGCCCTGTCCGACATGCTGACGGTGCTCTTCCCCGAGCCGATGTTCTTCTACATGTACACGCTGAACAACCACCCGAAGCCCCTGTCGCCGCCCTCGGCATGCAACGCCTGGACAATCATGCACGAGACCATCCCCAACCTGTTCCACACGGCGTCCATCTGGCTGACGGTGGTGCTGGCCGTGCAGCGCTACATCTACGTGTGCCATGCGTCGCTGGCCCGCGTCTGGTGCACTCTGCCGCGCGTCATGAAGGTGATCGCCTTCATCTTCGTCCTGGCCACCATCCACCAGGCGCCGCGGCTCTTCGACACCGTGTACACCCCCATGATGATCGAGAGCGACGAAGAGTGCGTCGAGGTCTGCGTCATGAGCTACTCCAGTTGGGTCACGGACCTGCTGACCCTCGACTTCTACTTCTCATGCTACTACATCTTCAGGGTGATCTTCGTGCACCTCGGGCCGTGCCTCGTGCTGGTCATCCTCAACGTGCTTCTGTACAGAGCCATGCGACAAGCGCAGAAGCGGAGGCAGAAACTCTTCAAGGAAAACGACAAGAAGAAGGAATGCAAGAAGCTGCGCGACGACTGCACGACTCTGATGCTCATCGTGGTCGTGACAGTCTTCCTCATCACGGAGATCCCGCTGGCAGTCATCACATTCCTGCACGTTCTCTCCGCGAAGGAAATCGTCCAGGTCTTCTCGGAAGAATCCTACCACATCGTCCActacttcttcatcatctccaactccttcatcatcttctcgtACCCGTTCAACTTCGCCATCTACTGCGGGATGTCGCGGCAGTTCCGGGAGACCTTCCGGGACCTGTTCATCCGCGGCCGCAGGATGCCGCGCCGCGACGACTCCACTCGCTACTCCATGATCAACGGCCCTCCCAAAACGTGCTCCACGGAAGTCTGAGGACGGTTTGCCCCTAAGAAAGGGGCAAAGAAGAACGACTTGGGGCGCCCGGTCACCATCTGCCAGATCACGTCTCCAACGACGGAGGGGATGGCGACCAACAGTCTGCACAACGGCACCCGCAGCGCCGTTGCGAGTGTCTACGACCCGGCGCCCTCGAGGTCCTCCGCGGGAATCCATGACTCGAACAGGAAGGCGGAGTCCACCTCGGGAAGCTTCTTGGGGGACACGAGCCAAGGAGGGGCGGGCCAGCTCTGCCCTCGGGACGTAGGCGCCGAAGGCAGCTCGTTGTCTCCCAAGACCCTCCAAGGTCAGAACGAGAGAGACGTCTGCTTGGTGAGTGCCAAGGGGGAGGGTCGGAGGAGTCCGGCCTCGACGCTGAGGGTCCACTTTGAAAGTCCGGTTTCCGGTGGGAGCAAGAGGTCGTCCTCGAGTGAAGAGATCGCTCCGCCAGAAATTAATGAAACAGTTTTGTAAAGAGATAGTTACTAATAAGCTATTACATATGTAAAAAGAGTCTCCCAGttgattcttttatttcttttttttattcaaggtGTGAATTTAGCAGggagaatatatacattttttagaaATATCTATACATTCTCTAAGAGGATTTTATCATAACAGACACTTACGAGTGATATTTTTTGCCAGACGCAGAAAATATCTTTGAGTGACGATGGAACTCTGGACAGGAAGGAACTGCGTGTCCTTCTTTGATaaagaatggggaaaaaatacaatataagtGTAATATGTATAGTAGCAGCTGTGGTCCGAGCAGAACTGTTCTAGATTCTATAGATTCCCGGCTAAAAGTCCCCTTCCCGAGCCGAACCCACATGGCGACAGCTGGGATGCCGTAGTGAGGCTTTCAAACGCCAGTCTGCCATTAACCTTAGTCACTCTATCTCATCAGCACAGGAAGGCTGGTCACGTTTCACTCAGTCTATACATTTagctacttttcttttctttatttccgttGACTTATTGATTATCCAAATTATTTCGACCCCAAAGTGATGCAGGGAACACGAACATTTGTGTGTCGACATGTGACATACGAACATGTAATTTGTGAAGGCGTGTTGCCAAGGCCGCGATGATCGTACTTCTCTCACCTAATTAGTGAATATCAGTTTAGAAGATTAACAAacagatggaaggatggaatgtGCTGTGCAACTCGGCATAGATAAATGAGTCACTAACTCGAACCGAGGAGGTCATGTACAGAGGTCGATTATCAACAATTCATATTAAATAATGGAAATCGTGTATATAAATTCACAACACACACGCGTCCGTTTAACGCCATTCCTTCCCGTAGAGGGAGTCGCAACACGAACACCTTGAGATAAACTCCACCTCTTATCAACTTCCGAAGAAAATGTAGACCAAACTCacccacttttctctccttttaaacATTCAGTTCAAAACAATATACACCCGAGAAGTGTTGGTCATATCAGGAATGATTCCGAGTTACGTATCTTCAATTGAATATTCATCAGACTTTCAATGTTGATTCGATAAGCATCAACAATATCCACGGGCAAGTGACGGAGCTCGCACGAACAAAAAGACTCACTAAAACCCTCATGTAATGGGATTTTGTATTGATTAATGTTTTCCGCTGGATCACGCCTCTCTGACACACATAGATACTGCGGGTGGGTTTGTTCCGCCGGGCTGCATGCTGGACTGATTATGTTTGCTACATGCAAATGTATAGAGGATTAGGCGtgtttgtgcatttatatgtgtatgcatatatatatatatatatatatatatatatatatatatatatatatatatatatatatatatatatatatacatatatatatatacatatatatacatatatatatatatatatatacacacacacacacacacacacacacacacacacacacacacacacacacacacacacacacacacacacacatatatatatatatatatatatatatatatatatatatatatatatatatatatatatatatatatatatatataatatatgtgtatatatatatatatatataatatatatatatatatatatatatatatatatatatatatatatatatatataatatatgtatatatatatatatatatatatatatatatatatatatatatatatatatatatgcatatatatatctatatatatgtatatatatatatatatatatatatatatatatatatatatatatatatatatatatatatatatgaaacgtatccatgttgacaaatgtatttctgatgaagacataatcgaaaccggtcaaatacatctcttgtattgtgaagatatccagtctcattcataccttttctacatttatacacatatatatatatatgcatatacatatatatatatatgtatatatatatatatatgtatatatatatacatatatacatatatacatatatatatatatatatatatatatatatatatatatatatatatataatatacagtatatatatatatatatatatatatatatatatatatatatatatatatataaaatatatatatatatatatatatatataaatatatatatatatatatatatatatatatatatatatatatatgtatatatatatatactatatatatatatatatatatatatatatatatatatatatatatatatatatatatatatatatacttgtcataTAAACTATGTACCATATCCTATGCCAATCAATAGTCATCATCTGCAAACGTATTTAAAAAGAATCAGATTATGTATTGCATTTCGCTCATGGTTTTTTCGCTTCTATTTCGATGtaataaatagaaggaaaatgcaacgtattttcttgttatttctttctctcttttcaaaaGATCTTTCCACCGAACGTTGAGGTCGCATCGCGCGTGAATGCTCTCGAAGATGGGTCTCGATCCTCCACCACCCCGTCTCCCgatgcttttattttcatatgtttacttcctttatttttttctgcttcttctttatacctctttttttttttttttttttttttttttttttttttttctttgtcttttgaccttttctttttttgaacgtCGATGTTCACGATCACTTTGTTTTGCCTATTTTTTTGTTCAATTTTTTGTCTTAccctttatttgtgtttgttcctttttctttctttatttgtttcctcttttttcgttctcctccttttctttcttactgtcctatttttcctcctctttctcctactcatcctctttcccttcctcatcctcctctcctttttcctccaactcatcctccttcttcttcttcctcccccctcctcctcctctttttcctccccctcctcctcctctttttccacccctcctcctcctctttttcctccccttcctcctctttctcctcctccatccccttcttctcggcagcaaagaggaaaaaaaacaagaaacaccaTTCCGTGTCGTGTTCAGCAATATATACTTTAAGTGGCTGAAGAATTTGAAACGCAGCTGGAAGATGACGTCTGGCTCCTAGTACTgacggcgtttttttttttttttttttttactgagaagGGAAAGGGCTATTATGTCTCGTGtttatactctctatctctctctctcgtaaatatatacatatatatacatatatatatgcacatatatacatatatatatttatacatatatatatttatacatatatatatacatatatatacatatatatatatatataatatatatatatatatatatattatatatatatatatatatatacatatatatacatacatacatatatatatatatatatatatatgtatatatatttaaacatataatatatatatatatatatatatatatatatatatatatatatatatatatatatatatatatatatatatatatgtatatatatatatgtatatatatacatatatatgtatatttatatatatatatgtatatatatatacatatatatatacatatatatgtatatatatataaacatatatatatatatataaatatatatatacatataaacagtatatatatatatatatatatatatatatatatatatatatatatatatatatatataacatatacatatgtatatatatacatatatatacatatatatatatatatatatatatatatatatatataaatatatacatatatatatatatatatatatgtatagatatatatatatgtatatatatttatatatatgtatatttatatgtatatatatttatatgcatatatatatgcatatatatgcatatatatatttatatatatatatatatatatatatatatatatatatatatatatatatatatatatgtatatatatacatatatatatatatatatatatatatatatatatatatatatatatatatatatatacatacatacatacatataaatagatagatagatagataaatatatatatattatataaatatatatatatatatatatatatatatatatatatatatatatatatatatatatatatatatgtatatgtatatgtatatatatatatatatatatatatatatatatacatatatatatatatatatatatacgtatatatatatatatatatatatatatatatatatatatatatatatatgtatatatatataaatatatatatatatatatatacatgtataaatacatatataaatacatatatatatatatatatatatatatatatatatacatatatatatatgtttatatatatatatatatatatgtttatatatatatatatatatatatacatatatatatatacatatatacatatatacatatatacatatggatacatatatatatatatatatatatatatatatatatatatatatatatatatatatatgtttatatatattataaatgtacatatatatatatatatatatatatatatatatatatatatacatatatatatatatatatatatacatatatatatatatatatatatatatatatatatatatatatatatatataaatatagatatacatacacacatatatatatatatacatatatataaacatatgtatatatatacatatatatataaacatatgtatatatatacatatatatataaacatatgtatatatacatatatataaacatatgtatatatacatatatataaacatatgtatatatatagatatatatacaaatatatacacatatatatatattatgtgtgtgtgtgtatatatatatatatatatatatatatatatatatatatatatatatatatatatatatatatatatatatatatatatatatatatatatatatatatatgtctcctgTTAGCCTTCATCAGAATAAACAATTAGCTGTATAATCTTGAAAGGACATTTGAAACTAAAAGGTTATATTATGCATGTGATTGATAGTTAATATGATATAATTGTGAATCGTCCTTTGAATAATATTCTATTGAAAAATTCTTTTTACTGGTTCTATACAATTATGATATATTTTACTATttggtttctctcttcttcaatttttatttcatattccaTGCACCGATTCTTGTGTAAAAGGAAATGGTGAATGCTGGACACTTGACTGACTTCTCGAATGTATCCTGTTACAATTAATTTTGGTGATGGCAttcccctcgtttctctctctctctctctctctctctctttctttctttctctctctttctttctttctttctttctttctttctttctctctctctctctctctctctctctctctctctctctctctctctctctctctctctctctctctctctccctccctccctctctctctctcttgctctgctaTCATAACTGGGTCGTATTTTGAATTGCAGTGATTTCTGATGGACATTTGATATCGATATAACTAACTATATTCAATTTTGCTTCCATTGAGTTTAGTTTCAGACGAATTTATTAATACTTTCAAACACATgcaacaaacacgtacacaccttcgcaaaaacatacacagacacataccaacacaactaagacacgaacacacataaacttatgttatattcacacacacacacacacacatacacacacacacacacacacacacacacacacacacacaaacacacacacacacacacacacacaaacacacagacacacacctacactcacacatacaaacacaaacacacgcacacacacacaaacaaacaaacacacaaacacacacctacacacacacatacaaacacaaacacacgcagaaatCCCGTATCTAACATGCATCTAAGTTTGTGAACTTTGAACTTTCGCCGTCACTAGAACTGTTGTTTGGTGTGTTTAATTATTACCTAATGAATTTCGGATCAGCCAAATTTCGCGAgtcgggtcaaaggtcacgatATTATTATGATACATGGTGACAAATTTATGAGGTTAAAGAGATGTGAACTGAGGAAATTAATCATTGGATGTTAAggttcttgatatcattatcgg
The DNA window shown above is from Penaeus vannamei isolate JL-2024 chromosome 12, ASM4276789v1, whole genome shotgun sequence and carries:
- the SPR gene encoding sex peptide receptor, whose product is MLSVLDMSESPGYSFAMENYTIDILDNNDDNESYTLYNETYGNLSCSSNDSVFYINVTQQYPLELAMPLYGYAMPVLFLVTTIANTLILAVLGQRHMRSPTNAVLMAMALSDMLTVLFPEPMFFYMYTLNNHPKPLSPPSACNAWTIMHETIPNLFHTASIWLTVVLAVQRYIYVCHASLARVWCTLPRVMKVIAFIFVLATIHQAPRLFDTVYTPMMIESDEECVEVCVMSYSSWVTDLLTLDFYFSCYYIFRVIFVHLGPCLVLVILNVLLYRAMRQAQKRRQKLFKENDKKKECKKLRDDCTTLMLIVVVTVFLITEIPLAVITFLHVLSAKEIVQVFSEESYHIVHYFFIISNSFIIFSYPFNFAIYCGMSRQFRETFRDLFIRGRRMPRRDDSTRYSMINGPPKTCSTEV